The following proteins are co-located in the Candidatus Accumulibacter cognatus genome:
- a CDS encoding alpha/beta fold hydrolase translates to MNERVLHFGDSDGLIGIHTPSAAPGKRPGIVLVNAGVVHRAGPNRLYVNIARQLAATGYPVLRFDLSGIGDSRPRSDALSFEKSAIAETSAAMAALGAESDCSGFILCGICSGADISFLTCRDNPAVLGAVLINGRGLHGVTDDSGDAIDAGINSTLRAGESARYLWKRALFNPASWRKLLSGQSNSIELLRVVGRQFLQRFIGSEQVPENAPELRAAFHGILDRGTALLMVYSEDDPALHYMQLMLGKEMEKIAGYPNFAEIRMPGADHTFTTRHHRDELIAALRRWADAHFAA, encoded by the coding sequence ATGAACGAGCGCGTTCTCCACTTTGGCGACAGCGACGGCCTGATCGGCATTCATACCCCCAGCGCCGCACCCGGCAAACGTCCCGGCATTGTGCTGGTGAACGCCGGGGTCGTTCATCGTGCCGGTCCCAATCGCCTGTACGTGAACATTGCCCGGCAACTCGCTGCCACCGGCTACCCGGTGCTGCGCTTCGACCTCTCGGGAATTGGTGACAGCCGCCCACGCAGTGACGCGCTGAGCTTCGAGAAGAGCGCCATCGCTGAAACCTCAGCAGCAATGGCCGCGCTCGGTGCCGAGAGCGACTGCAGCGGCTTCATCCTGTGCGGGATTTGCTCGGGGGCTGACATTTCGTTTCTCACCTGCCGCGACAACCCGGCGGTGCTGGGCGCGGTGCTGATCAACGGGCGCGGCCTGCATGGCGTCACCGACGACTCTGGTGATGCGATTGATGCTGGCATCAACAGTACCCTGCGCGCCGGCGAATCGGCGCGCTACCTCTGGAAGCGCGCCCTCTTCAACCCGGCGAGCTGGCGCAAGCTGCTGAGCGGACAGAGCAATTCCATCGAGTTGCTGCGTGTCGTCGGCCGGCAATTCCTGCAACGCTTCATCGGCAGCGAGCAGGTCCCGGAAAATGCACCGGAACTGCGCGCCGCCTTCCACGGCATCCTCGACCGTGGCACCGCCCTGCTGATGGTGTACTCCGAAGATGACCCTGCCCTCCACTACATGCAACTGATGCTGGGCAAGGAAATGGAGAAGATCGCCGGCTACCCGAACTTCGCCGAGATCCGCATGCCGGGAGCCGATCACACCTTCACCACGCGCCATCACCGCGACGAACTGATCGCCGCCCTGCGCCGTTGGGCCGATGCCCACTTCGCCGCCTGA
- a CDS encoding amino acid adenylation domain-containing protein: MSCQVNDAACWEQAARLLPTRHHECPIPRRTPAQERIWFLEQAYPGHARLRVASGARIVGPLCTHALQNAIDRVFARHDVLRSSFGAPPQTLSATRPELTVDSLSEAPGSAAQALACQRWIAVNAGTPQDLGQPPLLRAHLLRLADTEHLLLLCAHRYICDEEALDLLLGEIANSLDGSLPDGPSIPTFADFVAWQEAQQTTLLTHWRERLVGATEVLELPTDRARPAIQGHQGASLPLPLPGPLVDRLRALAARHALDLPGVFLAAFAALLQRYSGQNDLVIGLRSSYRAQAPFSRLVGPLDNILVLRLPISADAGTDTLLQRCGEALADARAHAGLPFERLIEALQPSRTLGYAPICQMLFDYRTASAATLPAGAVTLHPFAVDLGSADHDLSLRVDDDGDHLVARLIYDPALFDETTLQRIAGHYLNLLDDLAADTRKPAATLHLLGDSEWRQLVDEWNATDGDYPADSSLARLFEIQADRSPDAPAILGVDTGLSYRELDQRSSQLAHHLRQIGVGHETLVGVSMERSPELFVSVLAILKAGGCYVPIDPGYPRQRVSAMLEDSAVALLLTKTRWLAVLPPHHAEVLCLDRDWPAIARQASTRPLSPAGAASLCYVVFTSGSTGRPKGVLVEQRQLLNRLAWMWREYPFVAGDVSACKTALNFVDSLWELLGPLLHGVPSVLIPQQALLDPQNLVALLAEYRVTRMMLVPSLLRMLLDAHEVSNAPNQLAARLPLLREWCIGGEPLSTELARRFARALPGRLLLNLYGLSEAFDACFFDAGQLADRDTLVPIGRPLANVQAYILDAHRQPVPVGVIGELYVGGAGLARGYLGSPELSTEKFIPNPFRKEAGARIYRTGDLARYRANGLIDYLGRSDHQVKIRGFRIETDDVGSVLCSHPDILEAVIVARPDAHGELALAAYYVARTASALAAGTLQPWLRERLPEYMVPSSYTALAALPLTPSGKVDRLSLPAPDNRPPAPAAPYLSPDDATEQAIAAIWQAVLMVERVGSTDNFFELGGTSLRMVEVNRRLCEHLHRAIPVLQMYQYPTVQSLARSLNAASGLSPASPPAIQAGRDRAVQRREMQNRRQTAGRRSPS, encoded by the coding sequence ATGTCTTGCCAAGTGAACGATGCCGCCTGTTGGGAACAGGCCGCGCGGTTGCTACCCACACGTCATCATGAATGCCCCATTCCTCGCCGGACGCCGGCCCAGGAACGAATCTGGTTCCTGGAGCAAGCCTATCCTGGCCACGCCCGCCTCCGCGTCGCCAGCGGCGCGCGCATCGTCGGGCCTCTCTGCACACACGCCCTGCAGAACGCCATTGACCGGGTCTTCGCCCGTCACGACGTGCTCCGGAGCAGTTTCGGAGCACCACCACAAACACTCTCCGCCACCCGCCCTGAACTGACCGTCGACAGCCTCTCGGAAGCGCCCGGCAGCGCTGCCCAAGCACTTGCGTGCCAGCGCTGGATCGCCGTCAACGCCGGCACGCCGCAGGATCTCGGCCAGCCGCCGCTGCTTCGGGCACACCTGCTGCGCCTCGCCGATACCGAGCACCTGCTGCTGCTGTGCGCCCACCGCTACATCTGTGACGAGGAGGCCCTCGACCTGCTGCTTGGCGAGATCGCCAACAGCCTCGACGGCAGCCTGCCAGACGGCCCGTCGATACCGACCTTCGCCGATTTCGTCGCCTGGCAAGAGGCGCAGCAGACCACCCTCCTCACCCACTGGAGAGAACGCCTTGTGGGCGCGACAGAAGTGCTTGAGCTGCCGACCGACCGTGCCCGTCCAGCGATCCAGGGCCACCAGGGCGCCAGCCTGCCGCTGCCGCTGCCAGGACCGCTCGTAGACCGTTTGCGCGCGCTCGCGGCAAGGCACGCGCTGGACCTGCCAGGGGTATTCCTGGCGGCCTTTGCCGCCCTGCTGCAGCGCTACAGTGGCCAGAACGACCTGGTGATCGGACTGCGCAGCAGCTACCGGGCGCAAGCACCCTTTTCCCGGCTTGTCGGCCCGCTCGACAACATCCTCGTGCTACGCCTGCCGATTTCGGCTGACGCCGGCACCGATACCCTGCTGCAGCGCTGTGGCGAAGCCCTCGCGGATGCCCGCGCACACGCCGGACTGCCCTTCGAGCGCCTCATCGAAGCCCTGCAGCCCAGCCGCACACTGGGTTACGCACCGATCTGCCAGATGCTCTTCGACTACCGCACGGCGTCCGCCGCGACGCTGCCAGCCGGTGCCGTCACGCTGCACCCCTTCGCCGTCGATCTCGGCAGCGCCGACCATGACCTGAGCCTGCGTGTCGACGATGATGGCGATCATCTCGTCGCCCGCCTGATCTATGATCCGGCATTGTTCGACGAAACCACCCTGCAGCGAATAGCTGGCCACTATCTGAACCTGCTCGACGATCTCGCCGCCGACACCCGCAAACCAGCGGCCACGCTGCACCTGCTTGGCGACAGCGAATGGCGGCAGCTTGTCGACGAGTGGAACGCCACCGACGGCGACTACCCGGCCGATTCGTCGCTAGCGCGCCTTTTCGAGATACAGGCAGATCGCAGTCCTGACGCGCCGGCCATTCTCGGCGTCGACACGGGCCTGAGCTACCGGGAACTCGACCAACGTTCCAGCCAGCTTGCGCACCACCTGCGTCAGATCGGCGTCGGACATGAAACCCTGGTCGGCGTCTCGATGGAACGTTCCCCCGAGTTGTTCGTCTCCGTCCTGGCGATACTCAAGGCTGGTGGCTGCTACGTGCCGATCGACCCCGGCTACCCTCGTCAGCGCGTCTCCGCCATGCTCGAAGACAGCGCCGTCGCACTGCTTCTCACCAAGACACGCTGGCTGGCAGTACTGCCCCCCCACCACGCCGAGGTGCTGTGTCTCGACCGCGACTGGCCGGCAATCGCCCGCCAGGCATCCACTCGCCCGCTCAGCCCGGCTGGCGCCGCCAGCCTGTGCTACGTGGTGTTCACCTCGGGTTCGACCGGGCGACCAAAGGGCGTCCTGGTCGAGCAGCGCCAACTTCTCAACCGCCTGGCCTGGATGTGGCGGGAATATCCCTTCGTTGCCGGCGATGTCTCCGCCTGCAAGACTGCCCTCAACTTCGTCGATTCGCTGTGGGAACTGCTCGGCCCCTTGCTGCACGGCGTGCCGAGCGTGCTCATCCCGCAACAGGCGCTCCTCGACCCGCAGAACCTGGTCGCCCTGCTCGCCGAATACCGCGTCACCCGGATGATGCTGGTCCCGTCGCTGCTGCGCATGCTGCTCGACGCGCACGAAGTGAGCAATGCTCCCAACCAGCTCGCCGCCCGCCTACCGCTGTTGCGCGAATGGTGCATCGGCGGCGAACCTCTCAGCACCGAACTCGCCCGGCGCTTCGCACGGGCACTGCCGGGACGACTGCTGCTCAACCTCTACGGCCTCTCGGAAGCCTTCGATGCCTGCTTCTTCGACGCCGGCCAGCTTGCCGACAGGGATACCCTGGTACCGATCGGCCGCCCGCTGGCCAACGTTCAGGCCTATATCCTCGACGCCCACCGCCAACCGGTACCCGTCGGCGTCATTGGCGAACTCTATGTAGGCGGCGCCGGACTCGCCCGCGGCTACCTCGGCAGCCCCGAATTGAGCACCGAGAAATTCATTCCCAACCCATTCCGCAAGGAAGCCGGCGCCCGCATCTACCGCACCGGCGATCTGGCCCGCTACCGCGCCAACGGGCTCATCGATTATCTGGGCCGTAGCGACCATCAGGTCAAGATCCGCGGCTTCCGTATCGAAACCGACGACGTTGGCAGCGTCCTTTGCAGTCACCCGGACATCCTGGAAGCGGTGATCGTCGCCCGTCCCGACGCCCACGGCGAACTCGCCCTTGCCGCCTACTATGTTGCCCGCACAGCCAGCGCCCTGGCAGCCGGCACGCTGCAGCCCTGGCTGCGCGAACGCCTGCCCGAGTACATGGTGCCCAGCAGCTACACGGCGCTGGCCGCTTTGCCGCTGACACCCAGCGGCAAAGTCGACCGCCTGTCGCTGCCCGCGCCCGACAACCGTCCGCCAGCGCCGGCCGCGCCCTATCTGTCCCCGGACGACGCGACCGAGCAAGCCATTGCGGCCATCTGGCAGGCGGTGCTGATGGTCGAGCGAGTCGGCAGCACCGACAACTTCTTCGAACTGGGCGGCACCTCGCTGCGCATGGTCGAGGTCAATCGCCGCTTGTGCGAGCACCTGCATCGCGCCATCCCGGTGCTGCAGATGTACCAGTACCCGACCGTACAGAGCCTGGCGCGCTCCCTCAACGCGGCAAGCGGCCTGTCGCCAGCCAGCCCGCCAGCCATCCAGGCCGGTCGGGACCGCGCCGTGCAACGCCGGGAAATGCAGAATCGCCGCCAGACCGCCGGCAGACGATCGCCCTCCTGA
- a CDS encoding 4'-phosphopantetheinyl transferase superfamily protein produces MPTSPPETRAPITPAHIAELLDKTPVPRLSGDDLHLWLLPFPIGHEALRQTIERLPDAGERASAARRVFAADRLRQMHARGLLRYLLGHYLARDPQGLDFITNDYGKPALSTADRLQFNVSHCQDHILIGLTLRVPVGVDLERIRPLPNWYALAAHCCSAQELNWLAGRPANDQERDFFRLWTAKEAVLKALGTGLASPPERVTISLPDTDSGFAGVAGTSSPWTLFSTCPDADHTIAAAIRTVINRRQIRCFHVAGRHLDQ; encoded by the coding sequence ATGCCCACTTCGCCGCCTGAAACGCGCGCGCCGATCACTCCGGCACACATCGCCGAACTGCTCGACAAGACGCCGGTCCCGCGACTGTCAGGAGACGACCTCCATCTCTGGCTGCTGCCTTTCCCGATTGGCCACGAAGCCCTGCGGCAAACGATCGAAAGGCTCCCCGATGCCGGCGAGCGTGCCAGCGCCGCCCGCCGGGTGTTCGCAGCAGACCGGTTGCGCCAGATGCACGCTCGCGGCCTGCTGCGATACCTGCTCGGACATTACCTCGCACGCGACCCGCAAGGCCTCGACTTCATCACCAACGACTACGGCAAACCAGCGTTGAGTACGGCCGACAGGTTGCAGTTCAACGTTTCCCACTGCCAGGATCACATCCTCATCGGGCTGACCCTCCGGGTTCCGGTCGGCGTAGACCTTGAGCGCATCCGTCCCCTGCCAAACTGGTACGCGCTTGCCGCCCACTGTTGCAGCGCCCAAGAATTGAACTGGCTGGCCGGCAGGCCGGCAAACGACCAGGAGCGAGATTTCTTCCGCCTCTGGACCGCCAAGGAAGCCGTTCTCAAAGCCCTCGGTACAGGCCTCGCCAGCCCGCCCGAGCGGGTCACGATCAGTCTTCCCGATACCGACTCCGGCTTTGCCGGGGTGGCCGGCACGAGTTCGCCCTGGACGCTCTTCTCCACCTGCCCCGACGCCGACCACACCATCGCTGCGGCTATCCGGACAGTCATCAACCGTCGGCAAATCCGTTGCTTCCACGTCGCCGGCAGGCACCTTGATCAGTAG
- a CDS encoding Mth938-like domain-containing protein: MKLQLENTSGLNTVTAYGEDYVSVNGIRHHCNLVVLPDRLLPNWTQATFATLSVADIELLAALDSEVVLLGTGQQLRFPSPELMRPLQRAQKGIEVMDVPAACRTYNILIGEGRKVAVGLLLV, encoded by the coding sequence ATGAAACTGCAACTCGAAAACACCTCTGGCCTGAACACCGTTACCGCTTATGGAGAAGACTACGTCAGCGTGAATGGCATCCGTCACCACTGCAATCTGGTGGTTCTGCCTGACCGCCTGCTGCCCAACTGGACGCAGGCAACCTTCGCAACGCTAAGCGTCGCCGATATCGAACTGCTCGCCGCACTGGATTCCGAAGTCGTTCTGCTGGGAACCGGCCAGCAGCTGCGCTTTCCGAGCCCTGAACTGATGCGACCCCTGCAGCGAGCGCAAAAGGGAATCGAAGTGATGGATGTTCCGGCCGCGTGTCGTACCTACAACATCCTGATTGGTGAAGGGCGCAAGGTCGCCGTCGGTCTGCTCCTTGTCTGA
- a CDS encoding polysaccharide deacetylase family protein produces MKRIALKIDVDTCRGTLVGVPALVELLQRHDAAGSFFFSLGPDCSGREARLASPSRYYDLLTRLYGLLLPAPDIGRRGAESMRQARAAGFEVAIHAWHRVRWESRVYTADNAWIEAEMAQAYRRFEALFGEPPQAHGAAAWRMNRHALRLTQRLGFAYASDCRGKFPFIPVIDGELVHCPQLPTTLPTLDELLLPAGASADRAVEQILDETGSTGGEHVFTLRAELEGMIYSNAFERLLVEWKNQGYQLLALRDLLTSHRLATLPRHTVIFSEIPGRAGTYMLQGSVFPAA; encoded by the coding sequence ATGAAGCGCATCGCCCTGAAAATCGACGTCGACACCTGCCGCGGCACGCTGGTCGGTGTGCCGGCATTGGTCGAGTTGTTGCAGCGGCACGATGCTGCCGGGAGTTTCTTCTTCTCGCTGGGTCCGGACTGCAGCGGGCGGGAAGCGCGCCTGGCCTCGCCAAGCCGTTACTACGATCTCCTCACCCGCCTCTACGGACTGCTTCTACCGGCACCGGATATCGGCAGGCGCGGCGCCGAGAGCATGCGGCAGGCGCGCGCTGCCGGATTTGAAGTCGCCATCCACGCCTGGCATCGCGTGCGCTGGGAAAGCCGGGTCTACACTGCCGACAATGCTTGGATCGAAGCTGAAATGGCGCAGGCCTACCGGCGTTTCGAAGCGCTTTTCGGTGAGCCGCCGCAAGCGCACGGCGCTGCCGCTTGGCGGATGAATCGCCATGCCCTGCGCCTGACGCAACGCCTGGGCTTTGCTTACGCCAGCGATTGTCGGGGGAAATTCCCGTTCATCCCGGTCATTGATGGCGAACTCGTGCACTGCCCGCAGCTTCCGACGACGCTACCCACCTTGGACGAACTGCTGCTCCCGGCAGGCGCGTCTGCGGATCGGGCCGTCGAGCAGATTCTCGATGAGACGGGCAGTACCGGCGGCGAGCACGTGTTCACTTTGCGCGCCGAACTGGAGGGGATGATATACAGCAACGCTTTCGAGCGTCTGCTCGTCGAGTGGAAGAACCAGGGTTATCAACTGCTTGCCCTGCGCGACCTGCTGACCTCGCACAGGCTCGCGACCTTGCCGCGCCACACCGTCATCTTTTCCGAAATCCCGGGTCGCGCCGGAACGTACATGCTGCAGGGCAGCGTATTCCCTGCCGCATGA
- a CDS encoding alpha/beta hydrolase, producing MRHPTITGYMGAADKQLFFCFDAPQGATTRPFGFVLCPPFGREYVSTHRVFRQFASRLARAGFPVLRFDYFATGDSAGEDSEGSLEQWLEDVATAVNTLRDHTAGMPVWLAGLRVGASLAALYAAQHQDVAGLILWDAVVDGKRYVDKLHEAHQQRFRQTTGQGQPLPSTDGVREIFGALLSPRLASGLRAIDLATLPRAPALQILLMSSSPQADPDALGNRLAALGASVDRKHVPWPELWAEGAEMNDVLMPPARVLQAMVESAQGERR from the coding sequence ATGCGGCATCCAACCATCACGGGATACATGGGGGCTGCGGACAAACAGCTCTTCTTCTGTTTTGACGCCCCACAGGGAGCCACGACACGCCCCTTCGGTTTCGTTCTCTGCCCGCCTTTCGGGCGCGAGTATGTCTCTACCCACCGCGTCTTTCGACAGTTCGCCAGCCGCTTGGCGCGAGCCGGCTTCCCGGTGCTGCGCTTCGACTACTTTGCAACGGGCGATTCTGCCGGCGAGGACAGCGAGGGCAGCCTGGAGCAATGGCTCGAGGACGTCGCTACCGCGGTGAATACCCTCCGCGACCATACGGCCGGCATGCCGGTCTGGCTTGCCGGCCTGCGTGTCGGTGCCAGTCTGGCTGCCCTGTATGCGGCACAGCACCAGGACGTCGCTGGCCTGATCCTGTGGGATGCAGTAGTGGACGGCAAGCGCTACGTGGATAAACTGCACGAAGCGCACCAACAGCGCTTCCGCCAAACGACCGGGCAAGGTCAGCCCCTCCCGTCGACAGATGGAGTGCGCGAGATTTTCGGTGCCCTCCTTTCCCCCCGTCTGGCAAGTGGCCTGCGTGCCATCGACCTCGCCACCCTGCCGCGTGCCCCTGCTCTACAGATACTGCTGATGAGCAGCAGCCCGCAAGCCGACCCGGATGCGCTGGGCAACCGGCTCGCTGCGCTTGGCGCAAGCGTCGATCGGAAACACGTGCCGTGGCCCGAACTATGGGCCGAGGGTGCCGAAATGAACGACGTTCTGATGCCGCCGGCGCGCGTCCTGCAGGCCATGGTCGAATCGGCACAGGGAGAGCGGCGATGA
- a CDS encoding Bax inhibitor-1/YccA family protein, protein MQPQFQMTSQASGELALQQNQVLRNTFMMLALTMIPTVIGALVGVQMRFSFLSGSPMMSFLLFLGIAFGFMWGIERTKDSGVGVLLLLAFTFFMGLMLSRILQVALGFSNGGSLIAMAAGGTGVIFFSLAGVATVTKKDFSFLGKFLFIGMIVVLLAALANIFFQIPALSLTISAIAVMVFSAYILYDISRIVTGGEDNYISATLAVYLDIYNVFVSLLNLLMVFSGDRD, encoded by the coding sequence ATGCAACCCCAATTTCAGATGACCAGCCAGGCTAGCGGCGAACTCGCGTTACAGCAGAACCAGGTCCTGCGCAATACCTTCATGATGCTCGCCTTGACCATGATTCCAACCGTCATCGGCGCGCTGGTTGGCGTACAGATGCGCTTCTCGTTCCTGTCCGGCAGCCCGATGATGTCTTTCCTGCTCTTCCTCGGGATCGCCTTCGGTTTCATGTGGGGCATCGAGCGTACCAAGGACAGCGGCGTGGGCGTGCTTCTCTTACTCGCGTTTACCTTCTTCATGGGTCTGATGCTCTCACGCATCCTGCAGGTGGCGCTCGGCTTCAGCAACGGCGGTTCGCTGATCGCCATGGCCGCGGGTGGGACGGGGGTGATCTTTTTCTCGCTCGCCGGGGTGGCCACGGTAACCAAAAAGGATTTCAGTTTCCTCGGCAAATTTCTGTTCATCGGCATGATCGTCGTCCTGCTGGCGGCCTTGGCCAACATCTTCTTTCAGATACCGGCCCTGTCACTGACCATCTCGGCGATCGCAGTGATGGTCTTCTCCGCCTACATTCTCTATGACATCAGCCGGATCGTTACCGGCGGCGAAGACAATTACATTTCGGCGACGCTGGCGGTGTATCTCGACATCTACAACGTTTTCGTCAGCCTGCTGAACCTGCTGATGGTCTTCAGCGGCGATCGCGACTGA